A DNA window from Castanea sativa cultivar Marrone di Chiusa Pesio chromosome 7, ASM4071231v1 contains the following coding sequences:
- the LOC142643952 gene encoding protein neprosin-like has product MASSCVSQRRWSRIVKMTLFLFFLIPMAAIGTGNIDTTVVQKQKLDIQRQLKCLNKPTLKSIKSPDGDIIDCVHIKNQPAFDHPFFKNHTIQMRPSFHPEGLSFDDVSSKSESLITQLWHLNGRCPEGSIPIKRTKEEDLLRASSVASYGREKHPQSDTTNKGGFHEHALTVVTGDKYYGTKATINSWKPQIQEQDEFSLSKLLILGGVAPKDLNTIEAGWMVYIFIGQINHNLYGDYNTRLFTFFATNKNANQIMGCYNLLCSPGFVQINKEIALGGSLNPLSVYAGSQYELNFLVWKLDIKGRGDWWMQVGNKYLMGYWPASLFVSLSESASQIQWGGEVINQQKNGQHTSTQVGSGHFPEEGFSRASYFKNLQIVDGSNILRYPKKSFIVAEKPNCYNVTNFVNYFYYGGPGRNPNCP; this is encoded by the exons ATGGCGTCGTCTTGTGTTAGCCAGAGGAGGTGGTCAAGGATAGTAAAGATGaccttgttcttgttctttctCATACCAATGGCAGCAATTGGAACTGGAAACATTGACACCACTGTTGTTCAGAAACAAAAATTGGATATTCAACGGCAGTTGAAGTGCCTCAACAAGCCTACTCTTAAATCGATCAAG AGCCCAGATGGAGATATAATTGACTGCGTGCATATCAAAAACCAGCCAGCTTTTGATCACCCTTTCTTCAAGAATCATACAATTC AGATGAGACCAAGTTTTCACCCAGAAGGGCTTTCATTCGATGATGTCTCTTCAAAGTCCGAGTCTCTAATTACTCAACTATGGCACTTGAATGGAAGGTGCCCAGAAGGAAGTATTCCCATTAAAAGAACTAAAGAAGAAGATCTATTAAGAGCAAGCTCTGTAGCAAGTTATGGAAGGGAAAAACACCCTCAGTCTGATACCACCAATAAAGGTGGTTTCCATGAG CATGCATTAACTGTTGTGACAGGAGATAAGTATTATGGAACTAAGGCAACCATAAACTCTTGGAAACCCCAAATCCAGGAACAAGACGAGTTCAGCTTATCCAAACTCTTGATCCTAGGTGGTGTTGCTCCTAAAGATCTTAATACCATTGAAGCTGGCTGGatggtatatatatttattggacaaa TCAACCATAATCTATATGGAGATTACAACACAAGACTCTTCACTTTTTTCGCTACTAAT AAAAATGCAAACCAAATTATGGGTTGCTATAATCTGCTGTGTTCACCTGGCTTTGTTCAAATCAACAAAGAAATTGCACTGGGTGGAAGCCTCAACCCTCTTTCTGTCTATGCTGGTTCCCAATATGAACTCAACTTTCTTGTCTGGAAGTTA GACATCAAAGGGAGGGGAGACTGGTGGATGCAAGTTGGGAATAAGTATCTAATGGGATATTGGCCTGCCTCCCTATTCGTATCCCTATCTGAAAGCGCTTCACAGATCCAATGGGGAGGAGAGGTgataaaccaacaaaaaaatggGCAGCACACCTCCACACAAGTGGGCAGCGGTCATTTCCCTGAAGAAGGGTTCAGCAGGGCTAGTTACTTCAAAAATCTCCAAATTGTTGATGGTTCAAACATTCTCAGGTACCCCAAAAAAAGTTTCATTGTAGCTGAGAAGCCCAATTGCTATAATGTCACAAATTTTGTAAACTACTTTTATTATGGTGGTCCTGGTAGAAACCCCAATTGTCCATGA